Proteins encoded within one genomic window of Brassica rapa cultivar Chiifu-401-42 chromosome A09, CAAS_Brap_v3.01, whole genome shotgun sequence:
- the LOC103837035 gene encoding ABC transporter B family member 19: MSETTADAKPVPPAEAEKKKEQSLPFFKLFSFADKFDHLLMITGSIGAIIHGSSMPVFFLLFGEMVNGFGKNQMDLHQMTHEVSRYALYFVYLGLVVCVSSYAEIACWMYSGERQVAALRKKYLEAVLKQDVGFFDTDARTGDIVFSVSTDTLLVQDAISEKVGNFIHYLSTFLAGLVVGFVSAWRLALLSVAVIPGIAFAGGLYAYTLTGITSKSRESYANAGVIAEQAIAQVRTVYSYVGESKALSSYSEAIQYTLKLGYKAGMAKGLGLGCTYGIACMSWALVFWYAGVFIRSGTTDGGKAFTAIFSAIVGGMSLGQSFSNLGAFSKGKAAGYKLMEIINQRPTIVQDPLDGKCLEQVQGNIEFKDVTFSYPSRPDVIIFRNFSIFFPSGKTVAVVGGSGSGKSTVVSLIERFYDPNNGEILLDGVEIKTLQLKFLREQIGLVNQEPALFATTILENILYGKPNATIDEVEAAASAANAHSFITLLPKGYDTQVGERGVQLSGGQKQRIAIARAMLKDPKILLLDEATSALDASSESIVQEALDRVMVGRTTVVVAHRLCTIRNVDSIAVIQQGQVVETGTHEELIAKSGAYASLIRFQEMVGTRDFSNPSTRRTRSTRLSHSLSTKSLSLRSGSLRNLSYSYSTGADGRIEMISNAESDRKTRPPQNYFYRLLKLNAPEWPYSIMGAVGSVLSGFIGPTFAIVMSNMIEVFYYTDYVSMERKTKEYVFIYIGAGIYAVIAYLIQHYFFSIMGENLTTRVRRMMLSAILRNEVGWFDEDEHNSSLVAARLATDAADVKSAIAERISVILQNMTSLLTSFIVAFIIEWRVSLLILCTFPLLVLANFAQQLSLKGFAGDTAKAHAKTSMIAGEGVSNIRTVAAFNAQSKILSLFSHELRVPQKRSFYRSQTSGFLFGLSQLALYGSEALILWYGAHLVSQGKSTFSKVIKVFVVLVITANSVAETVSLAPEIIRGGEAVGSVFSVLDRQTRIDPDDADADPVETIRGDIKFRHVDFAYPSRPDVMVFTDFNLRIRAGHSQALVGASGSGKSSVIAMIERFYDPLAGKVMIDGKDIRRLNLKSLRLKIGLVQQEPALFAATIFDNIAYGKDGATESEVIEAARAANAHGFISGLPEGYKTPVGERGVQLSGGQKQRIAIARAVLKNPSVLLLDEATSALDAESECVLQEALERLMRGRTTVVVAHRLSTIRGVDCIGVIQDGRIVEQGRHSELVSRPEGAYSRLLQLQTHRI, encoded by the exons ATGTCAGAGACAACGGCAGATGCAAAGCCGGTTCCTCCGGCTGAAgccgagaagaagaaagaacagaGCTTACCCTTCTTCAAGCTCTTCTCATTCGCTGATAAATTCGATCATCTGTTAATGATCACTGGCTCAATAGGCGCCATTATTCACGGCTCGTCCATGCCTGTCTTCTTCTTGCTTTTCGGTGAAATGGTTAATGGATTCGGCAAGAACCAGATGGATTTACACCAGATGACACATGAAGTCTCCAGA TATGCTCTGTACTTTGTCTACTTGGGTCTGGTTGTCTGCGTCTCTTCATACGCAG AGATTGCATGTTGGATGTACTCTGGAGAAAGACAAGTAGCTGCGTTAAGGAAGAAGTATCTTGAAGCTGTCTTGAAACAAGACGTTGGATTCTTCGACACCGATGCAAGAACTGGCGACATTGTCTTCAGTGTCTCCACCGATACTCTTCTCGTCCAAGACGCCATCAGCGAGAag GTTGGGAACTTCATACATTACTTGTCAACGTTTTTGGCGGGGCTTGTGGTTGGGTTTGTGTCAGCATGGAGGTTAGCTTTGTTGAGTGTGGCGGTGATTCCCGGAATCGCATTCGCCGGCGGGTTATACGCTTACACTCTCACCGGCATCACTTCAAAGAGCCGTGAGTCTTACGCAAACGCCGGTGTTATAGCCGAGCAG GCAATTGCTCAGGTTCGAACTGTTTACTCTTATGTTGGAGAGAGCAAGGCTCTTAGCTCGTACTCAGAGGCGATTCAGTACACTCTTAAGCTTGGTTATAAAGCTGGGATGGCTAAAGGATTAGGTTTAGGATGTACTTATGGAATAGCTTGCATGTCATGGGCTCTAGTGTTCTGGTACGCTGGTGTTTTCATCAGGAGTGGAACAACAGATGGAGGAAAAGCATTCACTGCTATCTTCTCAGCCATTGTTGGTGGAAT GAGCTTGGGACAATCTTTCTCAAATCTTGGAGCGTTTAGTAAAGGCAAAGCTGCTGGTTACAAGCTGATGGAGATAATTAACCAGAGACCAACTATAGTACAAGACCCCTTGGATGGGAAGTGCTTGGAGCAAGTTCAAGGAAACATTGAGTTTAAAGATGTGACGTTTAGCTATCCTTCGCGTCCTGATGTTATCATCTTCAGAAACTTCTCTATCTTCTTCCCTTCTGGGAAGACCGTAGCTGTGGTTGGTGGTAGTGGCTCTGGGAAGAGTACTGTTGTTTCCCTTATAGAGAGATTCTACGACCCAAACAACG GGGAGATTCTGTTGGATGGTGTTGAGATAAAGACGCTTCAGTTAAAGTTCTTGCGTGAACAGATCGGTCTTGTGAATCAAGAACCTGCTCTCTTCGCCACAACCATTCTTGAGAATATACTCTACGGGAAACCTaatgcaacaatagatgaaGTTGAAGCTGCTGCGTCTGCTGCCAACGCGCATAGCTTCATCACGTTGCTTCCTAAAGGCTACGACACACAGGTTGGAGAGCGTGGCGTTCAACTCTCAGGTGGACAGAAGCAAAGAATCGCAATCGCTCGGGCGATGTTAAAAGACCCCAAGATTCTGTTACTAGACGAAGCAACGAGCGCTCTTGACGCTAGCTCCGAGAGCATAGTTCAAGAGGCTTTAGACAGAGTCATGGTCGGGAGAACCACAGTGGTCGTCGCTCATCGTCTATGCACCATACGTAACGTTGACTCCATCGCGGTGATACAGCAAGGACAAGTTGTTGAGACCGGAACACACGAAGAGCTCATAGCTAAGTCAGGTGCTTACGCATCGCTCATTAGGTTTCAAGAGATGGTTGGTACTCGTGACTTCTCTAACCCGTCAACACGTCGCACTCGTTCCACACGTTTGAGCCATTCCTTGTCGACCAAGTCACTGAGCTTAAGGTCAGGGAGTTTGAGGAATTTGAGTTACTCTTACAGCACTGGAGCTGATGGTCGGATAGAGATGATATCAAACGCAGAGAGTGATAGAAAGACTCGTCCCCCTCAAAACTACTTTTATAGGCTTCTCAAGCTTAATGCACCTGAATGGCCTTACTCAATCATGGGAGCTGTTGGCTCGGTTCTGTCTGGTTTTATCGGTCCAACCTTTGCTATTGTGATGAGTAATATGATTGAAGTGTTCTACTACACTGACTATGTTTCAATGGAGAGGAAGACAAAAGAGTATGTGTTCATCTACATTGGTGCTGGTATCTATGCTGTGATAGCTTACTTGATCCAGCATTACTTCTTTAGCATCATGGGAGAGAATCTCACAACAAGAGTAAGAAGAATGATGCTCTCAG caATCTTGAGGAATGAGGTTGGTTGGTTTGATGAGGATGAACACAACTCGAGTTTGGTTGCTGCAAGGTTAGCCACTGATGCAGCTGATGTTAAATCAGCAATAGCAGAGAGGATCTCAGTGATTCTGCAGAACATGACTTCACTTCTCACATCTTTCATAGTTGCTTTCATCATTGAGTGGAGAGTCTCACTTCTCATCTTATGCACATTCCCACTTCTAGTCCTTGCTAACTTTGCTCAG CAACTATCTCTGAAGGGTTTTGCTGGAGACACAGCTAAGGCTCATGCAAAGACATCAATGATTGCTGGTGAAGGAGTCAGCAACATTAGAACAGTAGCAGCCTTCAATGCACAAAGCAAGATCCTCTCCTTGTTCAGCCACGAGCTCCGTGTCCCACAGAAAAGAAGCTTCTACAGAAGTCAAACCTCAGGTTTCCTCTTTGGCCTCTCCCAGCTTGCCCTCTACGGTTCCGAGGCTCTAATCCTCTGGTACGGTGCCCACCTTGTGAGCCAAGGCAAGTCAACCTTCTCCAAAGTGATCAAAGTCTTTGTGGTTTTGGTCATTACAGCAAACTCTGTTGCTGAAACTGTAAGTCTTGCTCCTGAGATCATCCGGGGAGGTGAGGCCGTTGGTTCGGTTTTCTCGGTTTTGGATAGGCAGACAAGGATTGATCCGGACGATGCTGATGCTGATCCGGTCGAGACAATACGTGGAGACATTAAGTTTAGACATGTGGACTTCGCTTATCCTTCAAGACCGGATGTTATGGTGTTCACAGACTTTAACCTTAGGATACGAGCTGGACATAGCCAAGCTCTTGTGGGGGCAAGCGGCTCAGGGAAGAGTTCTGTGATCGCTATGATCGAACGGTTCTACGACCCGCTTGCTGGTAAAGTCATGATTGATGGTAAAGACATACGCAGGCTAAACCTAAAGTCTCTGAGGCTGAAGATAGGTCTTGTTCAACAAGAACCAGCTCTTTTCGCGGCAACCATCTTCGACAACATCGCATATGGTAAAGATGGTGCGACTGAGTCAGAGGTTATCGAGGCGGCTAGAGCTGCAAACGCTCACGGTTTCATCAGTGGTTTGCCTGAAGGATACAAGACTCCTGTTGGTGAGAGAGGAGTACAGTTATCAGGTGGACAGAAACAGAGGATTGCTATAGCTAGAGCAGTGCTCAAGAACCCTAGTGTGTTGCTTCTTGACGAAGCAACAAGCGCTTTAGATGCTGAATCTGAATGTGTGCTTCAGGAAGCTTTAGAGAGGCTCATGAGAGGTAGGACTACGGTGGTGGTTGCTCACAGGTTGTCTACCATAAGAGGAGTTGATTGCATTGGTGTGATTCAAGATGGGAGGATTGTGGAGCAAGGCAGGCATTCTGAGCTTGTAAGCCGACCAGAGGGAGCTTATTCAAGGCTGTTACAGCTTCAAACTCATAGGATTTGA
- the LOC103837036 gene encoding 60S ribosomal protein L34-2: protein MVQRLVYRSRHSYATKSNQHRIVKTPGGKLTYQTTKKRASGPKCPVTGKRIQGIPHLRPAEYKRSRLSRNRRTVNRAYGGVLSGLAVKDRIVRAFLVEEQKIVKKVLKLQKAKEKTAPKS from the exons ATGGTTCAACGGCTTGTGTACCGGTCACGCCACTCTTACGCCACCAAATCCAACCAACACCGCATCGTCAAAACTCCTG GTGGGAAGTTGACTTACCAGACGACGAAGAAGAGAGCTAGTGGACCTAAGTGCCCTGTCACTGGCAAGAGAATCCAAGGG ATACCGCATCTTAGACCTGCTGAGTACAAGAGGTCGAGGCTGTCGAGGAACAGGAGGACAGTGAACCGTGCATACGGTGGTGTTCTATCTGGACTAGCTGTTAAAGACAG GATCGTTAGGGCATTCTTGGTGGAAGAGCAGAAGATTGTGAAGAAGGTTTTGAAGCTTCAGAAGGCTAAGGAGAAGACTGCACCAAAGAGTTAG
- the LOC103837037 gene encoding transcription factor MYB30, protein MVRPPCCDKGGVKKGPWTPEEDIILVTYIQEHGPGNWRAVPTNTGLLRCSKSCRLRWTNYLRPGIKRGNFTEHEEKMIVHLQALLGNRWAAIASYLPQRTDNDIKNYWNTHLKKKLNKASQDSHQELDQSRDRSSISSSPSSSSANSNSYIPRGQWERRLQTDIHLAKKALSEALSPAVAPIITSTLATTATTSSSSESRRSSSSTCWFLRVQETSTTYASSTENIAKLLKGWVKTSPKTQNSADQKNPPDSETKELMKSDDVQKDCAGGFQAFSGLDHSNDCDSPYHQTKLSPDHETKQAITGCSNQSQLSLFEKWLFEDFGGQIGDILLDENPNFF, encoded by the exons ATGGTGAGGCCTCCTTGTTGTGACAAAGGAGGAGTGAAGAAAGGGCCATGGACTCCTGAAGAAGATATCATTTTAGTTACTTACATCCAAGAACATGGTCCTGGAAACTGGAGAGCTGTCCCCACTAATACTG GGTTGCTTAGATGCAGCAAGAGTTGTAGGCTTAGATGGACAAACTATTTAAGGCCAGGAATCAAGAGAGGCAACTTCACAGAACATGAAGAAAAAATGATTGTCCATCTCCAAGCCCTCTTAGGCAACAG ATGGGCTGCAATTGCTTCATATCTTCCACAAAGGACAGACAATGACATTAAAAACTATTGGAACactcatttgaagaagaaactcaacaaaGCCAGTCAAGATTCTCATCAAGAACTTGATCAATCAAGAGATCGTTCCTCgatctcttcttctccatcatcttcttctgcaAATTCGAACTCTTACATACCAAGAGGTCAATGGGAAAGAAGACTTCAAACTGATATTCACTTGGCCAAGAAGGCCCTCTCCGAGGCTTTGTCGCCTGCCGTAGCACCGATCATTACGTCAACGTTGGCCACTACGGCGAcaacatcatcttcttctgaaTCAAGACGTTCTTCTTCCTCAACATGCTGGTTTCTTCGGGTGCAAGAAACATCTACCACATATGCCTCTAGCACCGAGAATATAGCGAAATTGCTTAAAGGGTGGGTGAAGACCTCACCAAAGACTCAGAACTCCGCTGATCAGAAGAATCCTCCAGATTCTGAGACAAAAGAATTGATGAAGAGTGATGATGTTCAGAAAGACTGTGCAGGGGGATTTCAAGCATTTTCCGGGCTTGATCACTCGAACGATTGTGACTCACCATATCATCAGACTAAACTTTCACCTGATCATGAGACTAAACAAGCCATAACTGGATGTAGTAACCAAAGTCAATTGTCCTTGTTCGAGAAGTGGCTGTTTGAGGATTTTGGTGGACAGATTGGTGATATTCTGTTGGATGAAAACCCTAACTTCTTCTGA